One Flavobacteriales bacterium genomic window carries:
- the mtaB gene encoding tRNA (N(6)-L-threonylcarbamoyladenosine(37)-C(2))-methylthiotransferase MtaB, with the protein MIAKKVAFHTMGCKLNFSETSTISRKCVDEGYEKVPFQEKADIYVINTCSVTENADKECNRMIRKKKEAQPDSLVVIIGCYAQLKPKEIAQIDGVDLVLGATEKFKLPFYLNSLVKDEVLDSVYSCDVEEANQFESAYSIGDRTRAFLKVQDGCDYKCTYCTIPQARGISRSDDMESIIQKAQEIAQQDIKEIVLTGVNIGDYGKGEFGNKRHEHTFLDLITYLDEVAGIERIRISSIEPNLLKNEAIDLVSKSRTFVPHFHIPLQSGSNEILGAMRRRYRKELYLERVKRIKSTMPHACIGVDVIVGFPGETEEIFLETYDFLSSLDISYLHVFSYSQRANTIADQMENQIPKATKSKRSKMLRILSAKKRHSFYESQLGTVVPVLFEQENKNGFITGFSNNYVKVKVDYDPGLRNQIVSVLLKEIDENDGTVIGVLQ; encoded by the coding sequence ATGATAGCCAAAAAAGTAGCTTTTCATACAATGGGTTGTAAACTCAATTTTTCTGAAACTTCCACTATTTCTAGAAAATGTGTGGACGAAGGTTATGAAAAAGTCCCTTTTCAAGAAAAAGCAGATATCTATGTCATTAATACTTGCTCTGTAACGGAAAATGCCGACAAAGAATGCAATAGAATGATCAGGAAGAAAAAGGAAGCTCAACCTGATTCTTTAGTTGTTATTATTGGTTGTTATGCGCAACTAAAACCTAAAGAAATTGCTCAAATAGATGGAGTGGATTTAGTTTTGGGTGCTACAGAGAAATTCAAACTTCCTTTTTACCTCAACTCTTTAGTAAAAGACGAAGTCTTAGATTCTGTATATTCTTGCGATGTAGAAGAGGCTAATCAGTTTGAGTCTGCCTATTCTATTGGAGATAGAACAAGGGCTTTTCTCAAAGTACAGGATGGGTGTGATTATAAATGCACCTATTGTACCATTCCACAAGCTAGGGGAATTTCTCGTTCCGATGATATGGAGAGTATCATTCAAAAAGCTCAAGAAATTGCCCAACAGGATATCAAAGAAATTGTACTTACAGGTGTAAATATTGGGGATTACGGAAAAGGGGAATTTGGAAACAAAAGGCATGAACATACTTTTTTGGATCTCATTACTTATCTAGATGAAGTTGCAGGAATAGAAAGAATCAGAATTTCATCTATAGAACCCAACTTACTTAAAAATGAGGCCATTGATTTGGTTTCAAAATCAAGAACTTTTGTTCCCCATTTTCATATTCCACTTCAGTCTGGATCCAATGAAATTTTGGGAGCTATGAGAAGAAGGTATCGCAAAGAGCTGTATCTAGAGCGAGTGAAACGAATAAAAAGCACTATGCCTCACGCCTGTATTGGTGTTGATGTAATCGTTGGATTCCCAGGTGAAACTGAGGAAATATTCCTCGAAACTTATGACTTCTTATCTTCTTTAGATATTTCTTACCTCCATGTGTTTTCTTATTCTCAAAGAGCCAATACAATTGCTGATCAAATGGAAAACCAGATTCCCAAAGCAACCAAAAGTAAACGCTCAAAGATGCTCAGGATTCTTTCTGCCAAAAAACGGCATTCTTTTTATGAATCTCAATTAGGAACAGTGGTTCCTGTTCTTTTTGAACAAGAGAATAAAAATGGATTTATCACGGGATTCTCTAACAATTATGTAAAAGTAAAAGTAGATTATGATCCAGGGTTAAGAAACCAGATCGTTTCGGTTCTTCTTAAAGAAATTGATGAAAATGATGGAACGGTTATTGGAGTTCTCCAGTAA
- a CDS encoding T9SS type A sorting domain-containing protein, translated as MRNIYLFLFMLSFSFVSNAQIKYATGTFGTGNTMTAKVEINSIKDSVFFEISGPSNIWFAMGFNTTVMSGYAIVCNNGGGNPAEYQMNGNGAPAIHTNQNLKNITSSTVGSTKTFKFSRKMTTSDAQDYAFSISTGTLSIAYAIGNGSTLAQHGTNRGSGSLSFTELCPSLMLDTLPAFHICEGDSVEIFGEYTSSTGFYNDTLHSYLGCDSIISTQHLLVNNLTDTNYSADLCNDETYDFFGTILSQGGTYSDTVDCKIHNLTLIKYNPVSTMVWNPNTKTLDAQIAFVEHQWYNCDTKMEISGATSMGYQPSSPGNYALIVSIGSCKDTSECLEVTDDMLEVLENNNSVEIWQDDQRIYLKGITVKRITVYNSLGAEINKTLETSWLDKKSWNKGIYFLEIESEKGIYKTKIAVK; from the coding sequence ATGAGAAATATATATCTTTTTCTTTTTATGTTATCTTTTTCTTTTGTTTCTAATGCTCAAATCAAATATGCTACAGGAACATTTGGAACAGGAAATACCATGACCGCCAAAGTTGAAATAAACAGTATAAAGGATTCGGTCTTTTTTGAAATATCAGGGCCTAGTAATATCTGGTTCGCAATGGGTTTTAATACTACCGTCATGTCTGGTTATGCCATTGTTTGTAACAATGGGGGAGGAAATCCAGCCGAATATCAAATGAACGGAAATGGAGCTCCAGCCATCCATACAAATCAAAACTTAAAAAATATCACCTCATCAACTGTTGGAAGTACTAAGACATTTAAGTTTAGTAGAAAAATGACGACTTCAGATGCTCAAGATTACGCTTTTAGCATATCTACAGGTACGTTGTCTATCGCTTATGCTATTGGAAATGGAAGTACTTTAGCACAGCATGGAACAAATAGAGGATCGGGGTCTTTATCATTTACAGAACTTTGTCCGAGTTTAATGCTTGATACATTGCCCGCTTTTCATATTTGTGAGGGTGATTCTGTAGAAATATTTGGAGAATACACTTCGAGTACAGGTTTTTATAATGATACCTTGCATTCATATTTAGGATGTGACTCTATAATCTCTACTCAACATTTATTAGTCAATAATTTGACAGATACAAATTATTCCGCAGATCTTTGTAATGATGAGACTTATGATTTTTTTGGAACAATATTGAGTCAGGGAGGTACGTATTCAGATACTGTAGATTGTAAAATTCACAATTTGACACTCATAAAATACAACCCTGTTTCTACTATGGTTTGGAATCCAAACACCAAAACTTTAGATGCACAAATAGCCTTTGTGGAACACCAATGGTATAATTGTGATACAAAAATGGAAATATCAGGTGCAACGTCTATGGGTTATCAGCCATCAAGTCCAGGGAATTATGCATTGATCGTTTCTATAGGTTCTTGTAAGGATACTAGCGAGTGTCTTGAGGTTACAGATGATATGCTTGAGGTTTTAGAAAACAATAACTCAGTAGAAATTTGGCAAGATGATCAGCGTATATATTTAAAAGGAATAACTGTGAAAAGAATTACAGTATATAATAGTCTTGGAGCGGAGATTAATAAAACATTAGAAACTTCATGGTTAGATAAAAAGAGCTGGAATAAGGGTATTTACTTTTTAGAAATTGAAAGTGAAAAAGGAATTTACAAAACAAAAATTGCTGTGAAATAG
- a CDS encoding putative sulfate exporter family transporter, translating to MKHTQESLYKGILLSLLITLLAFALKPVLGLSVVLLALILGVFAGNMIRVPESYNSGIKKSSKIFLELAIVFIAFSIDYNKLLDLGWKTIFIITSTMALVLIMTVWLAKKMKYTSGSSHLIGFGTAICGSSAIAALSSVVPHKKEDLGISLAVVNFYGLLGMIILPFILLYFYNEYQSGIFLGASLHSVGNVAGAGFGMNKHIGELAITVNLVESHY from the coding sequence ATGAAACACACTCAAGAATCTTTATATAAAGGAATTTTATTATCACTCCTTATTACATTACTTGCCTTTGCTCTTAAACCTGTACTTGGATTAAGCGTAGTGTTGTTAGCTTTAATCTTGGGTGTTTTTGCAGGAAATATGATAAGAGTTCCCGAAAGCTATAATTCTGGTATCAAAAAATCTAGTAAAATATTTTTGGAGCTCGCAATTGTTTTTATCGCATTTAGCATTGATTATAATAAACTCTTAGACTTAGGATGGAAAACCATTTTTATTATAACAAGTACAATGGCACTCGTATTAATCATGACTGTTTGGTTGGCAAAAAAAATGAAATACACTTCGGGGTCCAGTCATTTGATTGGTTTTGGGACTGCAATATGTGGTTCTTCTGCTATTGCAGCCTTATCTTCAGTGGTTCCTCATAAAAAAGAAGATTTAGGAATTTCCCTAGCTGTGGTTAATTTTTATGGTCTTTTAGGAATGATTATCCTCCCTTTTATTCTTCTGTATTTTTATAATGAATATCAAAGTGGTATTTTCTTGGGTGCTTCTCTGCATTCTGTAGGAAATGTGGCAGGTGCAGGTTTTGGGATGAATAAACATATTGGAGAACTAGCAATTACGGTAAACTTGGTAGAGTCGCATTATTAA